From one Cetobacterium somerae ATCC BAA-474 genomic stretch:
- a CDS encoding ABC transporter substrate-binding protein, with the protein MDFKKLLLLGSVVVGMSYPTISSANSKVVNLKMSWWGGDDRHKKTLEALKLFEEKYPNIKVKGEYGGWSGWQEKVTTQIIGNTAPDVMQINWNWIDLFSKDGNGFYDLNKLSDTINLDNYNSDILNQCSVNGKLNAIPIGMTGKVFYINETTYAKAGLSIPKNFNEMISSAKIIREKLGNDYYAFDTDAYGALLLMLYKLEQETGKPFIVNNKVAYTEAELVEAINFYNNLVEQNALPSLKVRAAAGFIPLDQHPSWIQGKYAGTYEWDSSAQKWQDALEGNQKLVLADFPTEFGENKSAFNKVSMAFAIKKNTKYPKEAATLVEFLTTDPEAVKILGTSRGIPSNSTAVEVLESNGQLTGLAFEANNAVKDFAGKGIHPLFEHKKLNTDLRGAIETFGYGQANAEQTAKSIISITNEFLSQNQ; encoded by the coding sequence ATGGATTTCAAAAAATTACTTTTACTAGGTTCAGTTGTTGTAGGGATGTCCTATCCGACAATTTCTTCAGCTAATTCTAAAGTTGTGAATTTAAAAATGTCTTGGTGGGGTGGAGACGATAGACATAAAAAAACATTAGAGGCACTAAAACTTTTTGAAGAAAAATATCCTAATATTAAAGTTAAAGGAGAGTACGGTGGATGGAGCGGGTGGCAAGAAAAAGTTACCACTCAAATAATTGGAAATACTGCACCTGATGTTATGCAGATTAACTGGAACTGGATTGATCTTTTTTCAAAAGATGGAAATGGATTTTATGATTTAAATAAACTTTCAGACACTATTAATCTTGATAATTATAACTCTGATATACTTAATCAGTGTTCTGTTAATGGGAAGTTAAATGCTATTCCAATTGGAATGACTGGAAAGGTATTTTATATAAACGAAACTACGTATGCTAAAGCCGGCCTTTCAATTCCTAAAAACTTCAATGAAATGATTTCATCAGCTAAGATTATTAGAGAAAAATTAGGAAATGATTATTATGCTTTTGATACTGATGCTTATGGAGCTCTTCTTCTTATGCTTTATAAATTAGAACAAGAAACTGGAAAGCCATTTATCGTTAATAATAAAGTTGCTTATACAGAAGCAGAACTCGTTGAGGCTATTAATTTTTACAATAATCTAGTTGAACAAAACGCTCTACCATCATTAAAAGTTAGAGCTGCTGCTGGATTCATTCCTTTAGATCAACATCCAAGTTGGATTCAAGGTAAATATGCAGGAACATATGAATGGGATAGTTCCGCTCAAAAATGGCAAGATGCTCTTGAAGGAAATCAAAAATTAGTTTTAGCTGACTTTCCAACAGAATTTGGAGAAAATAAATCTGCATTCAATAAAGTTTCTATGGCTTTTGCTATTAAGAAAAATACAAAATACCCAAAAGAAGCTGCTACTTTAGTTGAATTTTTAACAACAGATCCTGAAGCTGTAAAAATTCTTGGAACTTCTAGAGGAATCCCTTCTAATTCTACTGCTGTTGAGGTATTAGAAAGTAATGGACAACTTACTGGTTTAGCTTTTGAAGCTAATAATGCTGTTAAAGATTTTGCTGGAAAAGGTATACACCCTCTTTTTGAACATAAAAAATTAAATACAGATCTAAGAGGTGCAATCGAAACTTTTGGATATGGTCAAGCAAATGCTGAACAAACAGCTAAATCAATCATATCTATCACTAATGAATTTTTATCTCAAAACCAATAA
- a CDS encoding ABC transporter substrate-binding protein codes for MSYKKVFFLSLTALSIFTACNKDKENISSSTPSNQNITLRVSWWGGDDRHKKTIEALKLFEEKYPNIKIKSEYGGWQGWQEKITTQMAGDMAADLIQINWNWINIFSKNGDGFYNLNDLSTTLDLNQYDKNILEQCVINNKLNAIPYGVAGRVFLYNKTTYDKVGLPLPKSFQDIVTSTQIMKEKLGPDYFGFESDYYGALLLMLYKLEQETGKPFIVNNKVAYSQQELKNAADFYLNLVNTKTIPSLEDRAAAGNIQLDQHPSWIVGKFGGTYEWDSASLKWRDSLEEGQELVVGEYPKDFGLHKSGFSKVSMAFAINKNTKYPKETAELLNFLISDPEAVKILGVSRGIPANTSAVTTLKENNLLDSFILEANNKVIDFAGKGIHPLFEHKQLHVALKDIIDKLGYKQLSPEDASNQIINVTNEFLKENN; via the coding sequence ATGAGTTATAAAAAAGTCTTTTTTCTATCATTAACTGCATTATCTATTTTCACAGCATGTAACAAAGATAAAGAAAATATATCCTCTTCAACTCCAAGTAACCAAAATATAACATTAAGAGTTTCGTGGTGGGGTGGGGATGATAGGCACAAAAAAACTATAGAAGCTTTAAAACTTTTTGAAGAAAAATACCCTAATATAAAAATTAAATCAGAATATGGTGGATGGCAAGGATGGCAAGAAAAAATCACTACTCAAATGGCTGGTGATATGGCCGCTGATCTTATACAAATTAACTGGAACTGGATAAATATTTTTTCTAAAAATGGAGATGGTTTTTATAACCTAAATGATTTATCTACTACCCTTGATTTGAATCAATATGATAAAAATATTTTAGAACAATGTGTTATTAATAATAAATTAAATGCTATTCCTTATGGAGTTGCCGGAAGAGTCTTTCTGTACAATAAAACAACTTACGATAAAGTTGGCTTACCTCTTCCTAAAAGTTTCCAAGATATTGTTACTTCTACTCAGATAATGAAAGAGAAGCTTGGTCCTGATTACTTTGGATTTGAATCTGATTACTATGGTGCTCTTCTTCTTATGCTTTATAAACTAGAGCAAGAAACTGGAAAACCATTTATTGTCAATAATAAAGTGGCTTATAGTCAACAAGAGCTAAAAAATGCTGCTGATTTTTACTTAAATTTAGTTAATACTAAAACCATTCCTTCTTTAGAAGATCGAGCTGCCGCTGGAAATATTCAACTTGATCAACATCCATCTTGGATTGTTGGAAAATTTGGTGGAACTTATGAATGGGATAGCGCTTCTTTAAAATGGAGAGATTCTTTAGAAGAAGGACAAGAACTTGTTGTTGGTGAGTACCCAAAAGATTTCGGACTCCACAAATCTGGGTTTTCAAAAGTGTCTATGGCTTTTGCAATTAATAAAAATACTAAATATCCAAAAGAAACGGCTGAATTACTTAATTTTTTAATATCTGATCCTGAAGCTGTTAAAATTCTTGGAGTGTCTAGAGGAATTCCAGCTAATACTTCTGCTGTTACTACTTTAAAAGAAAATAACCTTTTGGATTCATTCATTTTAGAAGCTAACAATAAAGTTATTGATTTTGCTGGTAAAGGTATACATCCTCTATTTGAACATAAGCAGTTACATGTAGCTTTAAAAGATATTATAGATAAATTAGGTTATAAACAGCTTTCACCTGAAGATGCTTCTAATCAAATTATTAATGTAACAAATGAGTTTTTAAAAGAGAATAACTAG
- a CDS encoding sugar phosphate isomerase/epimerase family protein: MIKIGIRAHDMGKYSLIDFPKLLNTIKTLDGQCIQLALGKSFIDFNISKENLNSELSQYLKNNLENKDINLSVLGCYINMGNPDDNIRHQEIEKFKYHLDFSKNFPGCIVGTETGCLTTDYTYTPLNDTQEAFDIFLDTLKKIVKHAEKTQTLVAIEGVSKDIISTPEKMNLALKTIVSNHLKVIFDPVNFLNITNFHNQKEIIEKSFELFADKIAIIHLKDFKVENNIFKIVPIGQGNFDIDTLMKCIKKYNLKIDILLENSNIESAKKCIHFVKNSYKNS, translated from the coding sequence ATGATTAAAATAGGAATTAGAGCTCACGACATGGGTAAGTACTCTTTAATAGACTTTCCAAAACTATTAAATACTATTAAAACTTTAGATGGTCAGTGCATACAATTGGCTCTTGGAAAATCTTTTATTGATTTTAATATTTCAAAAGAAAATTTAAATAGTGAGTTGTCTCAATATTTAAAAAATAATTTAGAAAATAAAGATATTAATCTATCCGTTTTAGGATGTTACATAAATATGGGAAATCCTGATGACAATATAAGACATCAGGAGATTGAAAAGTTTAAATATCATTTGGATTTCTCTAAAAACTTTCCTGGGTGTATCGTTGGAACTGAAACTGGTTGCTTAACTACAGACTATACATACACACCATTAAACGATACTCAGGAGGCTTTTGATATTTTTCTAGATACTCTAAAAAAAATAGTTAAACATGCTGAAAAAACTCAAACTTTAGTTGCTATAGAAGGAGTTTCAAAAGATATTATATCGACTCCTGAAAAAATGAATCTAGCTTTAAAAACTATTGTATCTAATCATTTAAAAGTTATATTTGATCCTGTTAATTTTTTAAATATAACTAATTTTCACAACCAAAAGGAAATAATAGAAAAATCTTTCGAACTTTTTGCTGATAAAATTGCAATAATTCACTTAAAAGATTTTAAAGTAGAAAACAATATTTTTAAAATTGTTCCTATTGGACAAGGAAATTTTGATATAGATACTTTAATGAAATGTATCAAAAAATATAATTTAAAGATTGATATCTTATTGGAAAATTCCAATATTGAATCTGCAAAAAAATGCATTCATTTTGTAAAAAATTCATATAAAAATAGTTAA
- a CDS encoding GntR family transcriptional regulator, with amino-acid sequence MNLSKVNRQFGENTKNFIYRVLKTNIMILNIKPGTGISESDIGETLGVSRTPIRESVVKLSEERLMDVYPQKGSFVSLIDLKLVEEAFFMRKIVEREVLKLATTNFSNQAIKELEKNLKFQNIIAQIEEDHTELFFLDNDFHRIIYKEVGKERVWEAVQSLSTHYDRVRFLDAIEKTNLIPTLDQHKDIINIIRDGDINKVDEMIDKHLSNFKNKIGYLIEKYPDYFLKS; translated from the coding sequence TTGAATTTATCAAAAGTTAATCGTCAATTTGGCGAGAATACTAAAAATTTTATATATAGAGTTTTAAAAACAAATATAATGATTCTAAATATTAAACCTGGAACTGGGATAAGCGAATCTGATATCGGTGAAACTTTAGGTGTTAGTAGGACTCCTATTAGAGAATCTGTCGTTAAATTATCTGAAGAAAGACTAATGGATGTTTATCCACAAAAGGGATCATTCGTATCTCTAATTGATTTAAAATTAGTTGAAGAGGCTTTTTTCATGAGAAAAATCGTCGAAAGAGAAGTTCTAAAACTCGCTACAACAAATTTCTCAAACCAAGCTATTAAAGAGCTTGAAAAAAACTTAAAATTTCAAAATATAATTGCTCAAATTGAAGAGGATCATACAGAACTTTTTTTCTTAGATAACGATTTTCATAGAATCATTTATAAAGAAGTTGGAAAAGAAAGAGTTTGGGAGGCTGTTCAATCATTAAGTACTCACTATGATCGTGTTAGGTTTTTAGATGCTATTGAAAAAACAAATTTAATTCCGACACTTGATCAACACAAAGATATTATTAATATAATTAGAGATGGCGACATTAACAAAGTCGATGAAATGATTGATAAACATCTTTCAAATTTTAAAAATAAAATTGGATATTTAATTGAAAAATATCCTGATTATTTCCTAAAATCTTAA
- a CDS encoding periplasmic pectate lyase: MNKTFKLSLFLGLTTLALGKVDYTENDKARLETVKIFYKNIITNGQSKVNPTPLLADGINTITEKPVEWIYPNGEKVKISNFANQQNFLRTLVILSEVTGDSQYKNTALDTTNYFLDNFTDKNGLYYWGGHRFINLDTLKLEGPQDKNQVHELKNHFPYYEFLYEVNPINTKNYVTAFWNGHIEDWETLDMGRHGSYNKKLDTNIFKNNTPIDIVITENLPILPETKGLTFINAGSDLVYSAFILNSFENNPDMTNWAKTLLKQYELAKNPKTGAPVYQFSSPKKREWPPKSDSDTNSKYGDRAYRQFGPEFGDIAKEGNALFKGNAKAIIVDNALILTEIYKKTGDKELLNWSINTLKNFYKISFDYETGEIKPVWNDGTDLTNYTLIRDGYYGKKGSKLTKTKPATEEYAIALIRSYEVSKDIDLWNLARVMSDKTFSLGDIGTTNGQNIKLDFKTKNSSPYALLLMTDLYEITKNDSYLKMAKVIGDNIVNTKFKNGYFVEDARYLNSRIDSPEAFALVTLDATLKGKSNSIPKYISNGGYIHGEHIEGDSVYDKM; this comes from the coding sequence ATGAACAAAACCTTCAAACTTTCACTTTTTTTAGGGCTAACAACTTTAGCCCTAGGAAAAGTAGATTACACTGAAAATGATAAAGCTCGACTTGAAACTGTTAAAATTTTTTATAAAAATATAATTACTAATGGTCAAAGTAAGGTTAATCCAACACCACTTTTAGCTGACGGTATCAATACTATAACAGAAAAACCTGTCGAATGGATTTATCCCAACGGAGAAAAAGTTAAAATCTCTAACTTTGCAAACCAGCAAAATTTTTTAAGAACTCTAGTTATTTTATCTGAGGTTACAGGAGACTCACAATATAAAAATACTGCACTTGATACAACAAACTATTTTTTAGATAACTTTACTGATAAAAATGGACTTTACTATTGGGGAGGTCATAGATTTATCAACTTAGATACTCTTAAATTAGAGGGGCCTCAAGATAAAAATCAAGTTCACGAATTAAAAAATCATTTTCCATATTACGAATTCTTATATGAAGTAAATCCAATAAATACTAAAAATTATGTTACTGCTTTTTGGAATGGTCATATTGAAGATTGGGAAACTTTAGATATGGGAAGACACGGAAGTTATAATAAAAAATTAGATACAAATATCTTTAAAAATAATACCCCAATAGATATTGTAATCACTGAAAATCTACCTATACTCCCAGAAACAAAAGGATTAACATTTATTAATGCTGGTTCTGATTTAGTGTATTCAGCTTTTATTTTAAATAGTTTTGAAAATAATCCTGATATGACTAACTGGGCGAAAACACTTTTAAAACAATATGAACTTGCAAAAAATCCTAAAACTGGAGCTCCTGTATATCAATTTTCATCACCTAAGAAAAGAGAATGGCCACCTAAATCAGATTCTGATACTAACTCTAAATACGGTGATCGAGCCTATAGACAATTTGGACCAGAGTTTGGAGATATTGCAAAAGAAGGAAATGCATTATTTAAAGGAAATGCAAAGGCTATTATAGTAGATAACGCCTTAATTTTAACTGAAATTTATAAAAAAACTGGTGATAAAGAACTTTTAAACTGGTCAATAAATACTCTTAAAAACTTCTATAAAATATCTTTTGATTATGAGACTGGCGAAATTAAACCTGTTTGGAATGATGGAACTGATTTAACTAACTATACTTTAATTAGAGACGGATATTATGGAAAAAAGGGGAGTAAATTAACAAAAACAAAGCCTGCCACTGAAGAATATGCTATCGCCCTTATCAGATCTTATGAAGTATCTAAAGATATTGATCTTTGGAATCTTGCTAGAGTAATGAGTGATAAAACTTTTTCTCTTGGTGATATTGGAACAACTAATGGTCAAAACATTAAATTAGATTTCAAAACTAAAAATTCGTCACCTTACGCATTACTACTAATGACTGATTTATATGAGATTACAAAAAATGATAGCTATTTAAAAATGGCAAAAGTTATTGGAGATAATATAGTTAATACTAAATTTAAAAATGGTTATTTTGTAGAAGATGCAAGATATTTAAACTCAAGAATTGATTCCCCCGAAGCTTTTGCTTTAGTAACTTTAGATGCAACTTTAAAAGGTAAATCTAATTCTATCCCAAAATATATTAGTAATGGGGGATATATTCATGGCGAGCATATTGAAGGCGATTCAGTGTATGATAAAATGTAA
- a CDS encoding MATE family efflux transporter, translated as MLKEKVEGWSLEKKDVKNLILLASPIILSNFLQNLYNLADSYYMGKVGGVELATSSFTSPITQMIVGIGSGFAVGGGVIISQLVGKKDKKEILKTNSQLLSINILVSLFITILSFIFCEKILKFSGADGELLEKSSLYIKFIFLTIPMTFLVSTYITIKNSKGKSMSPLYLIAFSTILNIFLNSLFINKFKLGLYGIGFATLIANVILGGYCTYELYLKREISLEFLKIKKDIFYRILKLGIPSSLTTITNSLSFIIINIFVVKYGTEVLAAYGVGNRINNIIYVLINGIGTAVAILVGQNVGAKNIKKAKNVLRTGIVCGLFVGMVSMIVVFLILNPVIDIFTKDIEIKKHSINYLKIMLISVIPWAIFQPLAAVFQGTGHTKFGMYCHFGRVWIFRVPFILIFENLLVLYEFSIWYSMLFSNLFALVFSFVLYKRVDWEKKV; from the coding sequence ATGTTAAAAGAGAAAGTTGAAGGGTGGAGTTTAGAAAAAAAGGATGTGAAAAATTTGATATTATTAGCTAGCCCAATAATATTATCAAATTTTTTACAAAACTTATATAATCTCGCCGATTCATACTATATGGGAAAAGTAGGCGGAGTAGAATTAGCTACTTCATCTTTTACAAGTCCAATAACCCAGATGATAGTGGGAATAGGCAGTGGGTTTGCAGTAGGTGGAGGAGTAATAATAAGTCAGCTGGTAGGAAAAAAAGATAAGAAAGAAATCCTAAAAACAAATAGTCAACTATTGAGTATAAATATATTGGTATCTTTGTTTATAACAATATTATCATTTATTTTTTGTGAGAAAATATTGAAATTTTCAGGAGCTGATGGAGAGTTGTTGGAAAAAAGTAGTTTGTATATAAAATTTATTTTTTTAACGATTCCAATGACTTTTTTAGTATCAACATATATAACAATAAAAAATTCAAAAGGAAAAAGTATGAGTCCTTTATATTTAATAGCATTTTCAACTATTCTAAATATATTTTTAAATTCTTTATTTATAAATAAATTTAAATTAGGATTATATGGAATTGGATTTGCAACCTTAATAGCAAATGTAATATTAGGAGGGTACTGTACATATGAACTTTATTTAAAGCGAGAGATAAGTTTAGAATTTTTAAAAATTAAAAAAGATATTTTTTATAGAATATTGAAGTTAGGAATTCCATCATCGCTTACAACTATTACCAATTCATTAAGTTTTATAATAATAAATATTTTTGTTGTTAAATACGGAACAGAAGTTTTAGCAGCTTACGGTGTAGGAAACAGAATTAACAATATAATTTATGTATTAATAAATGGAATAGGAACAGCAGTAGCTATTTTAGTGGGACAGAATGTTGGAGCAAAAAATATAAAAAAAGCAAAAAATGTCCTAAGAACTGGAATTGTTTGCGGATTATTTGTAGGAATGGTATCAATGATTGTTGTATTTTTAATTTTAAATCCAGTTATAGATATATTTACTAAAGATATAGAAATAAAAAAACACTCAATAAATTATTTGAAAATTATGTTGATAAGTGTAATTCCTTGGGCTATATTTCAACCGTTAGCAGCAGTATTTCAAGGAACGGGACATACTAAATTTGGAATGTATTGTCATTTTGGAAGGGTTTGGATATTTAGGGTTCCTTTTATACTAATATTTGAAAACTTATTAGTTTTATATGAATTTTCAATATGGTATTCTATGTTGTTTAGTAATCTTTTTGCACTAGTGTTTTCGTTTGTTTTATATAAAAGAGTTGATTGGGAGAAAAAAGTATAA